The Scomber japonicus isolate fScoJap1 chromosome 13, fScoJap1.pri, whole genome shotgun sequence genome includes a window with the following:
- the hsf5 gene encoding heat shock factor protein 5 — MDAGDISLPDCINPNNFPAKLWRLVNNRANRAICWDNVGEVIIIDQQLFEKQILTPESITADNVDAFKTTNFSSFVRQLNLYGFRKADPANTTTPTKVITGTSHHFFNPNFKRNHPELLVNLRRLTVDNKAKLQAGLSVNCRPPSRYQRLSGGDDGRDRILKRVSAGSPSLLDHKDSTHPYYSIKAQSSTVHNGTPVPPRYLIRGAALPTSVFASDKGIPLSLSHHYPGVASSPSALHIPQGLLAHANHPNHNFTTFNARNAQYQPGYYSPGCQCYHPNLVASHMKASGHPPGQFPSPSYYQAGYPVDGLCHGDQSQDFHYKENLEMKKCEVNLDTIFQIADEVMQTPNNCLVRVVTPEKPGNVSLNTCSPIVQISPQSNKPGSSRKASPLCAGSIIVAVSGNINLVKSEQQEESVVSVHEQMPEDAVFEVTSDDAKDSDVTDVKVGGSFSDSSPP; from the exons ATGGATGCTGGTGATATTTCACTCCCTGACTGCATCAACCCTAACAACTTTCCTGCCAAACTGTGGCGTTTGGTGAACAACCGGGCCAACAGAGCCATCTGCTGGGACAACGTCGGTGAGGTCATTATCATTGATCAGCAGCTGTTTGAGAAACAGATCCTGACTCCAGAAAGCATCACCGCGGACAACGTTGACGCCTTCAAAACGACCAACTTCTCAAGCTTTGTCCGTCAGCTCAACCTGTACGGCTTCAGGAAAGCCGACCCAGCCAACACAACGACTCCGACCAAAGTGATCACTGGGACGTCTCACCATTTTTTCAACCCAAACTTCAAGAGAAACCATCCTGAACTTCTTGTGAATCTGAGGAGACTCACTGTGGACAATAAGGCCAAGTTACAAGCAGGTCTGAGCGTGAACTGTCGGCCTCCAAGTCGGTATCAGCGACTCAGTGGAGGAGATGATGGTAGAGATAGAATTTTGAAAAGAG TTTCTGCGGGCAGTCCTTCATTGCTTGACCACAAGGACTCAACTCATCCTTACTATTCAATCAAAGCCCAGTCCAGTACAGTGCACAATGGAACCCCAGTCCCACCACGTTACCTGATAAGGGGCGCAGCTCTTCCTACTTCTGTCTTTGCCTCAGACAAAGGCATACCACTTTCTTTAAGCCACCACTACCCCGGAGTAGCCTCTAGCCCCAGCGCTTTGCACATTCCTCAGGGTTTACTGGCCCACGCAAACCACCCCAACCACAATTTCACCACTTTTAATGCTCGTAATGCACAGTATCAACCTGGCTACTATTCCCCAG GTTGCCAGTGCTATCATCCGAACCTTGTGGCATCACATATGAAAGCTAGTGGTCATCCCCCAGGGCAGTTCCCTTCTCCCAGTTATTACCAG GCAGGCTATCCTGTGGATGGTTTGTGTCACGGGGACCAGAGCCAGGACTTTCATTATAAGGAAAACCTGGAgatgaaaaaatgtgaagtaaACTTGGACACAATTTTCCAGATTGCCGACGAAGTGATGCAAACTCCCAATAACTGCCTGGTCAGAGTCGTGACCCCAGAGAAGCCGGGCAATGTGTCCCTCAACACCTGTAGCCCCATAGTGCAGATTTCTCCACAGAGCAACAAACCTGGCAGTAGCAGGAAAGCTAGCCCTTTGTGTGCTGGATCCATTATAGTGGCTGTGTCAGGCAACATTAACCTAGTCAAAAGCGAACAGCAGGAAGAATCAGTGGTTTCAGTACATGAGCAAATGCCTGAAGATGCTGTATTTGAG GTTACCAGCGATGATGCAAAGGAcagtgacgtcacagatgtcaAGGTTGGCGGCTCTTTCAGCGATTCCAGTCCTCCTTAA
- the supt4h1 gene encoding transcription elongation factor SPT4: MALETVPKDLRHLRACLLCSLVKTIDQFEYDGCDNCESYLQMKGNREMVYECTSSSFDGVIAQMSPEDSWVAKWQRIGNFKPGVYAVSVTGRLPPGVVRELKSRGVIYKSRDTAVKT; encoded by the exons ATGGCACTGGAAACTGTCCCCAAAGACCTTCGCCATCTGCGGGCGTGTCTGCTTTGTTCTCTAGTGAAG ACCATTGACCAGTTTGAATACGACGGCTGTGACAACTGTGAGTCGTACCTACAGATGAAGGGGAACAGAGAGATGGTTTATGAATGCACAAGTTCCTCATTTGATGG GGTGATAGCCCAGATGAGTCCTGAGGACAGTTGGGTAGCTAAGTGGCAGAGAATAG GCAATTTCAAACCAGGTGTATACGCTGTGTCAGTGACAGGCAGACTACCTCCAG gtgTGGTGAGAGAGCTAAAAAGCAGAGGAGTGATCTACAAATCCAGAGACACAGCAGTGAAGACATAA